In a single window of the Elaeis guineensis isolate ETL-2024a chromosome 6, EG11, whole genome shotgun sequence genome:
- the LOC105047084 gene encoding uncharacterized protein, whose product MISAAVAKASYPNWGSRCDSRHHGPGATVIDGYDRMLVMKPYARRRRGEEPKEKSAALGPPDSSRVCSDCRTSKTPLWRSGPNGPKSLCNACGIRYRKKRRKAEINGEEVAEKQQKTKTTTTASITTATSIKGKNENAMASSEVVGEEELRRRQKEKQEKMLLLLVERQKQRRRELKAAAMAAARRGFGAGKEEAEAALLLLSLSSSGIFVHS is encoded by the exons ATGATCTCGGCGGCGGTAGCGAAGGCGTCGTACCCGAATTGGGGATCCCGGTGCGACAGCCGCCACCACGGCCCAGGGGCCACCGTGATCGATGGCTACGATCGCATGCTGGTGATGAAGCCCTATGCCCGCAGGAGGAGAGGAGAAGAGCCCAAGGAGAAGTCGGCGGCGTTGGGCCCGCCGGATTCGTCCAGGGTGTGCTCCGACTGCCGGACGTCGAAGACCCCTCTCTGGCGGAGTGGCCCCAACGGACCCAAG TCTCTCTGCAATGCATGTGGAATCAGGTAtcggaagaagaggagaaaagctGAGATTAATGGAGAAGAAGTTGCTGAGAAGCAGCAAAAGACTAAGACTACTACTACTGCTTCCATTACTACTGCGACTTCTATTAAAGGAAAAAATGAGAACGCGATGGCTTCTTCGGAGGTggtgggggaggaggagctgaggAGGAGGCAGAAGGAGAAGCAGGAGAAGATGCTGCTGCTGCTTGTGGAGCGCCagaagcagaggaggagggagttGAAGGCGGCGGCGATGGCAGCTGCCCGGAGGGGTTTTGGCGCCGGCAAGGAGGAGGCGGAGGCGGCGCTCCTCctgctctccctctcctcttctggCATTTTCGTCCATTCCTAG